The following coding sequences are from one Acidobacteriota bacterium window:
- a CDS encoding FAD-dependent oxidoreductase produces the protein MSGKAPFEKLLSPCNIGKLRIKNRIIKTAAEMNTHDPHDFHMNQKTIDYIEAVARGGAGMIILWNAYLDYPLGARIADGLRIDADEYIEGFRRLADAVHKHGCRLSVQMMHAGPWCPASLSGRPPIAASVMREEVYGNWSDETVEASIAEIEDIQEKFVKAAERYQKAGIDHLEVHCGTQHLGNTFMSRHWNRRGDQYGPQSLENRSRFTVEILKEMKRRLGKDFPIGVLYNAAEYGIDDGITPEEGVEFGRIFEAAGADNLHPKADGFGPVYCLINWPETVCYPEVPDPLPEGLDGRKSGAGFWVPLSAMVKKAVSIPVIATAGIDAEMGERILLQGRADFIGMTRQLLADPEFPNKIAAGRLDDIAPCTRCLSCIEAIHTHPVEGKSCCRINAALTREREFEIRPAPRKKRVMVVGGGPAGMEAARVAALRGHEVALYEKEHRLGGSVPVAATIKGLEIEDLPALVRYLETQIARLGVRIHLGKEVDRALVERVGPDVLILATGGEYAVPEIPGIESGKVVRAAALNRRLKKYLRFFGPGLLNRATKIWMPVGKRVVIIGGGIHGLQLAVFLVKRGRKVTVVDTAEEMGEGVIENYKVRLFWWLQRKGVPLLPGVRYERITDQGLTVTTREGERKTLPADTLLPALAMAPDADRVRSLEGTAPEIYQIGDCGNPALIIDAIGDGSRIGRAI, from the coding sequence ATGAGCGGGAAGGCGCCATTTGAGAAGCTGCTGTCCCCCTGCAACATCGGGAAGCTGCGGATCAAGAACCGGATCATCAAAACCGCCGCGGAAATGAACACCCATGACCCGCACGATTTTCACATGAACCAGAAAACCATCGACTACATCGAGGCGGTGGCCAGGGGCGGCGCGGGCATGATCATCCTGTGGAACGCCTACCTGGATTACCCCCTGGGCGCAAGGATAGCCGACGGGTTGCGCATCGACGCCGACGAATACATCGAGGGTTTCCGCAGGCTGGCCGATGCCGTCCACAAACATGGTTGCCGGTTGTCCGTTCAGATGATGCATGCCGGGCCCTGGTGCCCGGCGTCCCTTTCCGGGCGCCCGCCCATAGCCGCATCCGTGATGCGAGAGGAAGTGTACGGGAACTGGAGCGATGAAACCGTCGAGGCGAGCATCGCCGAGATCGAGGACATTCAGGAGAAGTTCGTCAAGGCTGCGGAGCGTTACCAGAAGGCGGGGATCGACCACCTGGAGGTCCACTGCGGCACGCAGCACCTGGGCAACACCTTCATGTCCCGCCACTGGAACAGGCGCGGGGACCAATACGGCCCGCAGAGCCTGGAAAACCGCTCCCGGTTCACGGTGGAGATCCTGAAGGAAATGAAGCGGCGCCTGGGCAAGGACTTCCCGATCGGCGTCCTTTACAACGCCGCCGAATACGGGATAGACGACGGTATCACCCCCGAGGAGGGAGTGGAGTTCGGCCGGATATTCGAAGCCGCCGGCGCGGACAACCTCCATCCCAAGGCCGACGGCTTCGGCCCGGTCTACTGCCTGATCAACTGGCCCGAAACGGTCTGCTACCCGGAGGTCCCCGATCCCCTGCCGGAAGGGCTCGACGGGAGAAAAAGCGGGGCGGGGTTCTGGGTGCCCCTGTCGGCCATGGTCAAGAAGGCGGTGTCCATACCGGTGATCGCCACCGCCGGCATCGACGCCGAAATGGGAGAGAGGATCCTTCTGCAGGGCCGGGCGGACTTCATCGGCATGACGCGGCAACTGCTGGCCGACCCCGAATTCCCCAACAAGATCGCCGCCGGGAGACTGGACGATATCGCCCCCTGCACGCGCTGCCTTTCCTGCATCGAGGCCATCCATACGCACCCGGTCGAGGGGAAGTCCTGCTGCCGCATCAATGCCGCCCTGACCAGGGAGCGCGAATTCGAGATCCGGCCGGCGCCCAGGAAGAAAAGGGTCATGGTCGTCGGTGGCGGACCGGCGGGAATGGAGGCCGCACGGGTGGCCGCCCTGAGGGGGCATGAAGTCGCGCTTTACGAGAAGGAGCATCGGCTGGGAGGGTCCGTACCCGTCGCCGCCACGATCAAGGGGCTCGAAATCGAAGACCTCCCGGCCCTGGTGCGCTACCTCGAGACGCAGATCGCCCGGCTGGGCGTCAGGATCCACCTGGGCAAAGAGGTGGACAGGGCGCTTGTGGAGCGGGTCGGGCCCGACGTCCTCATCCTGGCCACGGGAGGGGAGTATGCCGTTCCGGAGATTCCGGGTATCGAATCGGGCAAAGTGGTCCGGGCCGCCGCCCTGAACCGCCGGCTGAAGAAATATTTGAGGTTTTTCGGCCCCGGGCTGCTCAACCGGGCCACGAAAATATGGATGCCGGTCGGCAAGAGGGTCGTCATCATCGGCGGAGGCATCCATGGTCTCCAGCTGGCCGTGTTCCTGGTCAAACGGGGCAGAAAGGTGACGGTAGTGGACACGGCCGAGGAAATGGGGGAAGGGGTGATCGAGAATTACAAAGTCCGCCTCTTCTGGTGGTTGCAGCGGAAGGGAGTGCCCCTGTTGCCCGGCGTCCGGTATGAAAGGATAACGGATCAGGGGCTGACGGTGACCACCAGGGAAGGGGAGAGGAAGACCCTGCCGGCGGACACCCTGTTGCCGGCTCTGGCCATGGCTCCGGACGCCGACAGGGTCAGGAGCCTGGAGGGGACGGCGCCAGAGATCTACCAGATCGGCGACTGCGGGAACCCCGCCCTGATCATCGACGCGATCGGGGACGGCTCCCGCATCGGGCGCGCCATATAG
- a CDS encoding nuclear transport factor 2 family protein, producing the protein MTREEFDVYLEKFNGRDYDGFLDYFADDFEMIHVAGSLKSREAVKKFYAFLHAYIKESVIVDRFVSDASTIALEARVRIEGVRELSPETVAASDYPKLKPLAVGQTAVIPQFIHYHLENGKFVKVVCAEL; encoded by the coding sequence ATGACGCGCGAAGAATTCGATGTTTACCTGGAAAAATTCAACGGCAGGGATTACGACGGGTTCCTCGATTATTTCGCCGACGATTTCGAGATGATCCATGTCGCGGGTTCTCTCAAATCCCGGGAGGCGGTGAAGAAGTTCTATGCTTTTCTTCACGCCTACATCAAGGAGAGCGTGATCGTGGACCGTTTTGTTTCGGACGCGTCCACCATCGCGCTCGAGGCCAGGGTGCGGATCGAGGGTGTGAGGGAATTGTCCCCGGAAACCGTCGCCGCTTCCGACTATCCGAAGCTGAAGCCGCTGGCCGTCGGACAGACCGCCGTTATCCCGCAGTTCATCCATTACCATCTCGAGAACGGCAAATTCGTAAAAGTCGTTTGTGCCGAACTCTAA
- a CDS encoding xanthine dehydrogenase family protein molybdopterin-binding subunit, with product MADLEGANGTRRDFRVVGKPNLPGVLSWSQVTGVAKFGLDYVVPHMLEAKFLRSPYANAWIRSIDTAKARAVPGVVDVLTWEDEDVRSLRLGGGFMGGPSEPFLDNIADQEGAEVGVIVVAENEDICEEALRALEVDWVVLPHVIDLRKGREPEAAVIRPAPPYPGPDGGSGGPGPAGGQNPPRKGNVSYSNVNDGDIEAGFREADHIIEYDVNTAAFSGHIPNPTGSVAWWFDDAVHGEGKNLHIEGIPAWTEDSIGDLYHFPPEKIFRDGMFLGGRYCDWGNRKTQLITPLLARRAGRPVRCVNNRYEMYDLNLSQRYVHMKVGFTGDGRITAVDDFSVADGGVRGSSIFGNTMDQTYGPYFTTRCTNVRQRMEVVDSNRGKMYVSGQHNPMSWDSLMVGLYLIAEKLGKDPIEIATLNLHGPRSQDDPDPVPSYEACVAALKKRMQWRWHPTGAGKLPDGRLHGASFRYNQCPRHSGMTYNTKLELRRGQVVLASQGPTIGHYGLECNAMVIAEELGLEYGDIRIELDSQEIYRPYGGGSDGSTASSWAMKECAHILKERILEAAVTEANAPAAAGGISMGRGPAAQAPNPFKGLKPEDLDMRDGRVVVKADPGKGLPLARAVRANLFATYSGRPPLALWNQRGRALDTMNVAACEVAVDTETGEVEILRFGVAADPGKILRLTSLESQIDQVMDFSAGCQLQEEYVYDPATGVKLSTNMFDYRKVSMLDMPRVDLDLLETRAGNACYGANGISHSLANTHLVIMAIHNATGKWVESPATPEKVLKALGKG from the coding sequence ATGGCCGACCTGGAAGGCGCAAACGGAACCAGAAGAGATTTCAGGGTTGTCGGGAAACCGAACCTGCCCGGGGTATTGTCCTGGTCCCAGGTGACCGGGGTCGCGAAATTCGGGCTCGACTATGTCGTCCCCCACATGCTCGAGGCCAAGTTCCTCCGGAGCCCCTACGCGAACGCCTGGATCCGGTCGATCGACACCGCGAAGGCGAGGGCCGTCCCGGGAGTCGTCGATGTCCTCACCTGGGAGGACGAGGACGTCCGGAGCCTGCGCCTCGGGGGGGGATTCATGGGAGGCCCGTCCGAGCCCTTCCTGGATAACATCGCCGACCAGGAGGGGGCCGAGGTCGGCGTCATCGTCGTCGCCGAAAATGAGGACATCTGCGAGGAGGCCCTGCGCGCTCTCGAGGTGGACTGGGTGGTGCTGCCCCACGTCATCGACCTGCGCAAGGGACGGGAGCCGGAGGCGGCCGTGATCCGGCCGGCGCCCCCCTACCCCGGTCCCGACGGGGGAAGCGGCGGTCCGGGTCCGGCCGGCGGCCAGAATCCCCCCAGGAAAGGGAACGTCTCCTATTCCAACGTCAACGACGGGGACATCGAGGCCGGGTTCCGCGAGGCGGACCACATCATCGAATACGACGTCAATACGGCCGCCTTTTCCGGCCATATCCCCAACCCGACCGGTTCGGTCGCCTGGTGGTTCGACGACGCGGTCCACGGCGAGGGAAAGAACCTGCATATCGAGGGGATCCCCGCCTGGACCGAGGACTCGATCGGGGACCTGTACCACTTCCCCCCGGAAAAGATCTTCCGCGACGGAATGTTCCTGGGGGGGAGGTATTGCGACTGGGGGAACCGCAAGACTCAGCTGATCACCCCGCTGCTTGCCAGGAGGGCGGGCCGGCCGGTGCGCTGCGTCAACAACCGTTACGAGATGTACGACCTCAACCTGAGCCAGCGCTACGTGCACATGAAGGTCGGCTTCACAGGCGACGGAAGGATCACGGCCGTCGACGATTTCTCAGTCGCCGACGGCGGCGTCCGGGGCAGCTCCATTTTCGGCAACACGATGGACCAGACGTACGGCCCCTATTTCACCACCCGCTGCACGAATGTCCGGCAGAGGATGGAGGTCGTCGACAGCAACCGCGGCAAGATGTACGTCAGCGGTCAGCACAACCCGATGTCGTGGGATTCCCTGATGGTGGGGCTCTACCTGATCGCGGAGAAACTGGGGAAGGACCCGATCGAGATCGCGACGCTCAACCTGCACGGGCCCCGGTCCCAGGACGACCCCGACCCGGTCCCCAGCTATGAGGCGTGCGTGGCCGCCCTCAAGAAGAGGATGCAGTGGCGGTGGCACCCCACCGGGGCCGGAAAGCTCCCCGACGGGCGCCTGCACGGGGCGAGCTTCCGCTACAACCAGTGCCCGCGCCATTCCGGGATGACGTACAACACCAAGCTGGAACTGCGCAGGGGCCAGGTCGTCCTGGCGTCCCAGGGTCCCACCATCGGCCACTACGGCCTGGAATGCAACGCGATGGTCATCGCCGAGGAACTGGGGCTCGAATACGGGGATATCCGCATCGAGCTCGATTCCCAGGAGATCTACCGCCCTTACGGGGGGGGGAGCGACGGGTCTACGGCGTCCTCCTGGGCCATGAAGGAATGCGCCCATATCCTCAAGGAGCGGATCCTGGAAGCGGCCGTCACCGAGGCCAACGCCCCGGCGGCCGCCGGCGGCATCAGCATGGGGCGCGGCCCGGCCGCGCAGGCCCCGAACCCCTTCAAGGGGCTGAAGCCGGAGGACCTGGATATGCGGGACGGCAGGGTGGTCGTCAAGGCCGATCCGGGCAAGGGGCTTCCCCTGGCCCGGGCCGTCCGGGCCAACCTGTTCGCGACCTATTCGGGCCGGCCGCCGCTGGCCCTCTGGAACCAGCGCGGCAGGGCGCTCGACACGATGAACGTGGCGGCGTGCGAGGTCGCCGTGGACACCGAAACCGGGGAGGTCGAAATCCTCCGGTTCGGGGTCGCGGCGGATCCGGGGAAGATCCTGCGCCTGACGTCGCTCGAGAGCCAGATCGACCAGGTGATGGACTTCAGCGCCGGGTGTCAGCTCCAGGAGGAATATGTCTACGACCCGGCGACCGGGGTGAAACTCAGCACGAACATGTTCGACTACCGGAAGGTCTCGATGCTCGACATGCCCAGGGTGGACCTGGACCTGCTGGAAACACGGGCGGGGAACGCGTGTTACGGTGCCAACGGCATCAGCCACAGCCTGGCCAACACGCACCTGGTCATCATGGCCATCCACAACGCCACCGGCAAATGGGTCGAATCGCCGGCCACGCCCGAAAAGGTGCTCAAGGCGCTGGGCAAGGGATAA
- a CDS encoding MFS transporter: MKPEESVGREPERGTGVSLTRAYYVLVLLTLVWALQFANIQIVNVVLEQIKNDFRVSDTAMGLIAGIVVTLLGSLLSMPVARLADRKGRLAIISIGVAFWSVLTTLGGFAQNVLQLVLARIGFGIGGAVSPAPGNSLVSDFFPRDKLPMAMAIMSMAPCIGGLVAAWIGGIVGSSHWGWRGAFVAVAIPGFIVAALLYFTVREPVRGIQDGKHADVREYGIGETVRFFFENTTYLLIVIGFTFSGIADLALATWFVPFMQRVHGTSLLEASTFGGTLNSVAGIAGVLLGGAVIGRLGKRDDRWKIVGPGVTSLLAGPVLMVFLFAPLPWTYVGLFFAMILLTFRMGPILGLVQSVVKVRMRAFAAATLFMIGTIVGSAAGPLLIGVLNDLLEGRYGPLAIRYSLLCVAASSMLGALFYLWAGRHVRADIGRSLAG, from the coding sequence ATGAAACCAGAGGAATCGGTCGGGCGGGAGCCGGAACGGGGAACGGGCGTTTCGCTGACGAGGGCCTACTACGTGCTCGTTCTCCTGACGCTGGTATGGGCGCTGCAGTTCGCCAATATCCAGATCGTCAATGTCGTGCTCGAGCAGATCAAGAACGATTTCCGGGTATCGGACACGGCGATGGGGCTGATCGCCGGGATCGTCGTCACCCTGCTGGGGTCGCTTCTTTCCATGCCGGTGGCGCGACTCGCCGACCGGAAGGGAAGGCTGGCGATCATATCGATCGGGGTCGCGTTCTGGAGCGTCCTGACCACGCTGGGGGGATTCGCGCAAAACGTCCTGCAGCTGGTCCTGGCGCGGATCGGGTTCGGCATCGGCGGCGCCGTGTCCCCCGCCCCGGGCAACTCCCTGGTCTCCGATTTCTTCCCCAGGGACAAACTGCCGATGGCGATGGCCATCATGTCCATGGCCCCCTGCATCGGCGGCCTGGTGGCGGCCTGGATCGGGGGGATCGTGGGCTCCTCGCATTGGGGGTGGCGCGGGGCCTTCGTCGCCGTCGCCATCCCCGGTTTCATCGTGGCCGCGCTCCTGTATTTCACCGTCAGGGAGCCCGTGCGCGGCATCCAGGACGGGAAACACGCCGATGTCCGGGAGTACGGGATCGGCGAGACGGTGCGCTTCTTTTTTGAAAACACTACCTACCTGCTGATCGTGATCGGGTTCACCTTCTCCGGCATCGCGGACCTGGCGCTGGCCACCTGGTTCGTCCCCTTCATGCAGCGGGTGCACGGCACCTCGCTGCTGGAGGCCAGCACGTTCGGGGGAACCTTGAACTCGGTCGCCGGCATCGCCGGGGTCCTCCTGGGGGGCGCCGTCATCGGCCGCCTGGGAAAAAGGGACGACCGGTGGAAGATCGTCGGGCCCGGCGTGACCTCGCTCCTGGCCGGCCCGGTGCTGATGGTGTTTCTCTTCGCCCCCCTGCCGTGGACCTACGTGGGGCTGTTTTTCGCCATGATCCTCCTGACGTTCCGCATGGGGCCGATTCTCGGCCTGGTGCAGAGCGTGGTCAAGGTCCGCATGCGGGCGTTCGCCGCGGCCACCCTGTTCATGATCGGCACCATCGTCGGCTCGGCCGCCGGCCCCCTCCTCATCGGGGTGCTCAACGACCTCCTCGAGGGCCGGTACGGCCCGCTCGCCATCCGGTACTCGCTCCTCTGCGTGGCGGCGTCGAGCATGCTGGGAGCCCTCTTCTACCTCTGGGCCGGGCGGCATGTCAGGGCCGACATCGGGAGAAGCCTGGCGGGGTAG
- a CDS encoding carboxylesterase family protein: MRLRQRRSWFVILALTFCAAGCGSPDPVTTRVTVTGGIVEGVAGDGILAFKGIPFAAPPVGALRWKAPQAVVPWDGVKRADRFAPGPMQDTAFGALLGGPQEISEDCLYLNVWTGARTTDEKRPVMVWIYGGGFGIGMTSSPAYDGTSLAKKGVVLVSVAYRVGPMGFLAHPELSAESGGGSGAYGIQDQIAGLRWVKENIARFGGDPANVTLFGESAGGISVAMLAGSPGAAGLFQRAISQSGGSMAPPRMTRAAAEAQGKAYLAALGAGDIRAARALGAEEIQRNTRGMGSFWPVPDGETIVADQYERYLAGRFNDTPILVGTNSNEGGLFVTQPVTRDGFERMVRGQYPEGADVLLAAYPHATDEEASRSARDIMRDSTFAWPTWAWATLQARNGRHKAFVYYFDHRTPASPDGANHADEIRYVFGTLDTPGMTGGGAGPGAQALAERLQSYWVHFARNGDPNGPGLPHWPAFDEKDPRVLYIDGESGARKHPDLEKILAFDTHFARVRAARAEP; this comes from the coding sequence ATGAGGCTACGACAGCGCCGGAGCTGGTTCGTGATACTCGCCCTGACATTCTGCGCGGCCGGATGCGGTTCCCCGGACCCGGTTACGACCAGGGTAACCGTGACGGGCGGCATCGTGGAAGGGGTGGCCGGGGACGGGATCCTTGCCTTCAAGGGCATTCCCTTCGCCGCGCCCCCGGTCGGCGCCCTGCGCTGGAAAGCGCCGCAGGCGGTGGTGCCGTGGGACGGCGTGAAGCGGGCGGACCGGTTCGCCCCCGGCCCGATGCAGGATACCGCCTTCGGCGCGCTGCTCGGCGGCCCGCAGGAGATCAGCGAGGACTGCCTCTACCTGAACGTCTGGACGGGGGCCCGGACCACGGACGAGAAGCGTCCCGTCATGGTCTGGATCTACGGCGGCGGCTTCGGCATCGGTATGACAAGCTCCCCCGCCTACGACGGCACGAGCCTGGCGAAGAAGGGGGTGGTTCTCGTAAGCGTGGCCTACCGCGTCGGCCCCATGGGATTCCTGGCGCACCCCGAACTGAGTGCCGAAAGCGGCGGGGGCTCGGGCGCTTACGGGATCCAGGACCAGATCGCGGGCCTCCGGTGGGTGAAGGAGAACATCGCCCGGTTCGGGGGCGACCCGGCCAACGTGACCCTCTTCGGGGAATCCGCCGGAGGCATTTCGGTCGCCATGCTGGCGGGATCGCCCGGGGCGGCCGGGCTGTTCCAGCGCGCCATTTCCCAGAGCGGCGGGTCGATGGCGCCGCCGCGCATGACGCGGGCCGCGGCCGAGGCGCAGGGGAAGGCCTACCTGGCCGCCCTGGGGGCCGGGGATATCCGCGCCGCCCGCGCCCTCGGGGCGGAGGAGATCCAGCGCAACACCAGGGGGATGGGGAGCTTCTGGCCCGTACCGGACGGGGAGACGATCGTGGCGGACCAGTACGAACGCTACCTGGCGGGCCGGTTCAACGACACCCCCATTCTCGTCGGCACCAACTCGAACGAAGGGGGGTTGTTCGTCACGCAGCCGGTGACGCGGGACGGGTTCGAGCGGATGGTGCGCGGACAGTACCCGGAGGGGGCCGACGTTCTGCTGGCCGCCTACCCGCACGCCACGGACGAAGAAGCCTCGCGGTCCGCCAGGGACATCATGCGTGATTCCACCTTCGCCTGGCCGACCTGGGCCTGGGCCACCCTGCAGGCCCGAAACGGGAGGCACAAGGCCTTCGTGTACTACTTCGACCACCGGACACCGGCGTCCCCCGACGGCGCCAACCACGCCGACGAGATCCGGTACGTGTTCGGCACGCTCGATACACCCGGGATGACCGGGGGGGGCGCCGGTCCCGGGGCCCAGGCCCTGGCCGAGAGGCTCCAGTCGTACTGGGTCCATTTCGCCCGGAACGGGGATCCCAACGGGCCCGGCCTGCCGCACTGGCCCGCCTTCGATGAAAAGGATCCCCGGGTCCTGTACATAGACGGCGAGTCGGGAGCGAGGAAACATCCCGATCTCGAAAAGATCCTGGCGTTCGACACCCACTTCGCCCGGGTCAGGGCGGCGCGGGCGGAACCGTGA